The nucleotide sequence CAGAGAGAAGACCGCCGACGCGGCGGGGACGGATCGCCGGATCCGCCGCGGGCAAGGGTGAAAGGGTGCGGCAAGAGCGCACCGGGGCTTGGGCGACCGGCCCGTCATGGCAAACCCCACCCGCTGCAAGGCCGAATAGGGGAGGGATGATGCGGCCCGCGGACCTCCCGGGTTGGCCGCTCGAGGCGCCGGGCGACCGGCGCCCCAGATGGATGACCGTCCGCGACAGAACTCGGCTTACGGGCAACTCGCCCGCCTCACGTCCTGCGGGGCGGTCCGGCCTCCCCGGGTCGGCCTCCGTCCCCGGAGGACGGGGAGGACGGCGTCGGGCTCCCTTTGTCCCATGGTTCCGTTTTCGCCGTCAGTCTTGGACCGCTCCGACCTCGCCGCGGACGGCCGCCCCGTCGGGTCGCTCGCCCTCGCCGCCGGCGGGGGCGGCCGCCTCCGGCAGGCAGTGGGGGCACGGCCGGAACTTCTCGTCCAGGGCGGCCTGCAGGCTGTCCGGGATGAAGCCGACGGCCTTCCCCTGGCGAAGGACCTCCAGAGCTCCGCAATCGGGCGTCTCGCGAAGAAGATCGTGAACAAGGCGGCTCCCCGTGTCGCCGAGGAAACGCTGGGTGGAACGACTCGGCACGCCGTGCATCGTGGACACCTCCCTGGCCCGGGGCTCCGGCACGCCGCCGGGACCTCTTCCAGCCGTCACCCCGTCTCACTTTACCGCGCCTCCGCCCCTCCGGGCGCCACCGTTGGCGCCCGGCCGCGGACCGCCGGCACCCGGGGCGGTACAATGAGCCGGCGGGGAAGGGGGGTGGCCGCATGATCCGGCCGGAGGAGAGACTGGACGGAGCCGCCATGCGGGCGCTGGCCGAGGCCTGGCTGGCACGGCGCGGGGTCGCGCTGGGAGCCATCGCCGAGCTGGTCTTCGAGCTCCAGAAGAAGTATGTCCCCGGTCTCACCCTGGAGGAGTGCCGGGAGAGCGTCGAGCGCGTCCTGGACAAGCGGGAGGTTCAGAATGCCATCTTCACCGGGATCGCCCTGGACGAGCTGGCCGAGCGGGGCCTGCTGGACCCGCCCCTGGGCGACATGCTCCGCCGGGACGACGCCCTCTATGGCATCGACGAGGTGCTGGCGCTCTCCATCACCAATGTCTACGGCTCCATCGGCCTGACCAACTTCGGCTTTCTCGACAAGACCAAGCCGGGCGTGATCGGGCGCATCGACCGTGAGGACGGCCATGTCAACACCTTCCTGGACGACCTGGTCGCCGCGCTGGCGGCCGCGGCCGCAGCCCGCATCGCCCATGCGGCCCGCGACGGCGACATGCTGCCACCCGAACCTGCCTGACGCCTGCCCGGTCTGTCGCGCCGCCCCGCCGTCCGGTGCGCTCGCCCTGCGCGGTGGGTCTACCGGGAGGCCACCGGGCAGACGGCGCGGAAGGTGCAGGCAGGGCAGGCCGCCGGTTCTCCCGGGTAGTCGTCGGCCGTGCGCGCCTCGGCCAGCCGGGCCAGCGCCTCCCGCAACGCCTCCCCGGCCCGGGAGAGCCCGGCCGATCCGGCCGGCAGCACCGTCCGCTCGCCCGTCGCCAGCCAGTCCAGCTCCACCCGCGCCAGGGGCGCCTGGAAGGCGGGCGGCGCCAGGCGCGCGTAGGCGGCCGCCTGGAGGAGGTAGCGCTCGGCCGCGCCGGCGCCCTGGCCAGGACCGACCCGATCGGTCTTGAAGTCGACGATGACCAGACGGCCTTCGGCGTCCAGCCAGGCGCGGTCGAGGCGCCCGCTGAGCAGCCAGCCGTCCACCTCGCCGGCCAGCGGCAGCTCGCGCCAGAGGCGCCCGGCGCGGGCCGCCTCCAGCTGCTCGGACCAGACGGGGGAGGAGAGATACCGCCGCAGCTGCGCCACCAGTCGAGGAAGCGACCTCTCGACCCGCTCCTCCTCGTACCCCAGCAGGGCGGCCCGGCGGCGGATCCGCCGAACCAGCCAGCCGTCCGCATCCTCCGGCCCGCCGGCCTCGCCCCGCCCGCCGTCGACCTCCGGCAGCTCCTCCAACACGGCGTGGGTGAGGCTGCCGCGCTCCCCGGCGGAGAGCCCGGCCGCCTCCTCCGTCCGGCCGACACCGTCACCGGCCGGTGCCGTGCCGGGCGTCGCCCCGGCCGGCCGGGGCTCGGGCCAGTGGCGGACGTGGAGGTAGTAGAAGAGGCGCGGGCAGCGCCGCCAGTCGTTGAGAGCGGTGACGGGCAGCGGCAGGCCGGCCTCGGGCCGCTCCGGCGCCGGCGGCGGCGCCGACCAGGCGGGAGCGGCGGCGGGTGCGGCGGCCGGAGCCGCGGGACCGGGTACCGCCTCTTCCTCCGGCCGCTCCGGCAGGGCACCGGCCTCCAGCTGCTCCACCCGGACGGGGACGGTCTCCCCGCTCTCCGGATCCTCCAGAACCCGCTCGGGAGGAAGCGACCCCCCGCCGTCCGGCTCCAGCGCCCACCAGACCCAGTCCAGCCAGCTCCGCATCTCCTCCGGGGCGCGCGAGACGTGGGGCGTGGACCCGTTCCGCGAGGGCGCGGCGCTCAGCCAGACGTACTCGCGGGCGCGGGTGAGCGCCACGTAGAGGAGCCGCTTCCGCTCCTCCACGTCGGCCCGCCGGTCCTCTTCCTTGAGCCGGTCGTAGAGCGAGCGCGGGGCCTGGGCGCCCTCCACCGGCACCACCAGGCCCAGCTCCCGCCGGAAGAGCGGTCGGGGATCGCTCTTTCCCAGGAAGGAGCGCTCGAGCCGGGGCAGGATCACCCAGGGGAACTCGAGGCCCTTGGCCGCGTGGACCGTGAGCAGGTGGACGGCGTCCTCCTCCTCCACCTGAGGCGCCGGCTCGCCCTCGCGGTCGAGATCGAGCAGGGCTCTCAGCTCCTCGGCCACCTCGTCGGGGGTGACCAGGCCGCGCCGCTCGAGGCCGGCCACGCGGACGAGGAACCTCTCCAGGTTGGCGAAGCGCCGTTCGCGGTCGGGAAAGCCCGCCAGGGCCGCGAGGTACCCCGACTCCACCAGCGCCTCCTCCAGCAGGGCCGAGAGCGGGCGCCGGGGGAGCCTGCGGAGCCACTGCCCGAGAAGCCGCTGGGCCTCGAGCAGGCCCTGGCGGTCGCCGCCGCTCAGGCCAGGGTCGCGCAGGACGCCTCCGCGCTCCAACGCGGTCCAGATCGTCGCCGCGGGCTCCGCCTCCTGGCGCAGGCGGTCGCGGGCGCGGACCAGCCAGGTGAGGCCGGGGTCGCTGACGGCGAAGAAGGGCGAGCGGAGGAGGCCGGCCAGGGCGAGCTCGTCGCCGGGCGCGCGCAGCCAGCGGATCAGCTGGAGCAGGTCGCGCACCTCCTCGCGGCGGAAGTAGCCGCGGCCGGCTCCGACCACGAAGGGGAGGCCGGCCCGGCGGAGCGCCTCCTGCCAGGGGAGGAGGTCGTCCAGGGCGCTCGCCAGGACGGCGAAGTCGCCGTAGCGGGGCGGGCGCCGGGCGGGGCTGCCGCCGGGAGGAAGGTCCGGATCGGGCACCAGCGGCCGGCCCGCCGCGACCACCCGGCGGATGGCGTCGACCCCCAGCTCCGCCTCCCGGCGGCTCCGCTCCTGCTGGGTCACCGGCTCGGGCGGCGGCTCCAGGAGGGTGAGGCGGACCCGGGGCGCCTGGTGGGACTCCTCCCCGGCCTCGTCGCGGCCCCGGCCCGGCCGGCTGGGCTCGAAGACGACCTCGCCCCGGTCGGGGAGGAGGCGGCGGAAGAGGTGGTTGACGAAGGCGATCAGCCTCGGTTCGCTGCGGAAGTTGTGCGGCAGCGTCAGGCGGCGGCCGCCGTGGACCTCCATCTCGCCGGAGGCCGCGGCGAAGAGGCCGACGTCGGCACCGCGGAAGCGGTAGATGGACTGCTTCGGGTCGCCCACCAGGTAGAGCCGGCCCTGTCCGGGCCATCCCACCAGCAGGCGGAAGAGCGACCACTGGAGCCCGTCGGTATCCTGGAACTCGTCCACCAGGAGGGCGCGGAAGGGCGGTCGCTCTCCCCGCGCCGCCCGCCGTTCCAGGAGCTGGCGCGCCCGGTGGATGAGGTCGTCGAAGTCGACCGCCTCGCGCGCCTCCTTCTCCCGCGCGTAGGCGCCCGCCACCGCCTCCAGGAGGCGCAGGAAGCCGGGCGCCCGGGCGCGCCAGTGGAGATCCCCCACCAGGCCCTGAAGCTCCTCCACCGCGGAGCGGAGCTCCGCCATGGCCGGTTGGACCGCCCTGGCCAGGGCACCGCCGGTCTGTGACCGGATCTTCGCCAGCACCTCCTCCGCCTCGGGCGCCAGCGCCTCGAGCCCATCGCCCAGATCCTCCAGGCAGGGCTGGAGCGCCTCCAGCTCCCCCAGGCGCCGGCGTGTGGCCGGGGCGATCCCCTCCCGGGGGATCCGCAGCAGCCGCTCCATCGCCTGCCGGAGCCGCGCCACCGCTCCCGGCAGGAGCCGGCGCCGCGCCTCCAGGGTGCTCGCCGTCCGCTCCGCCACCTCCTCCGGGGCTGCGCCCTCGCGGCGGAGCTGCTCCAGCGCATCGAGAAGCCAGCGCCGCGCGCGCTCGGGCGCCAGCTCGGCCAGCACGGCGGCGGCTTCGGCGTCGGCGGCCGCCGTCTCGTGCAGGGCGCGGGCGGCCACCGCCCGCATCAGGATGCGCGCATCGTCCTCTTCCAGCACCCGGAAGCCGGGAACCAGGCCGGCTTCCAGGGGCGCCTGCCGGAGCAGGCGGGCGGCCAGGCTGTGGATGGTCCCCACCCAGGCCTGCTCCCCCAGGCGTTCCAGCCAGCGGCGCGCACGCGCGTCGCCCCGGCTCTGCAGCTCC is from Bacillota bacterium and encodes:
- a CDS encoding phosphatidylglycerophosphatase A, which translates into the protein MRALAEAWLARRGVALGAIAELVFELQKKYVPGLTLEECRESVERVLDKREVQNAIFTGIALDELAERGLLDPPLGDMLRRDDALYGIDEVLALSITNVYGSIGLTNFGFLDKTKPGVIGRIDREDGHVNTFLDDLVAALAAAAAARIAHAARDGDMLPPEPA
- a CDS encoding UvrD-helicase domain-containing protein — encoded protein: MEASGSLVISAAAGSGKTAVLVARFLRLLEEGLEPEEVAAVTFTERAGAELRLRLRQELQSRGDARARRWLERLGEQAWVGTIHSLAARLLRQAPLEAGLVPGFRVLEEDDARILMRAVAARALHETAAADAEAAAVLAELAPERARRWLLDALEQLRREGAAPEEVAERTASTLEARRRLLPGAVARLRQAMERLLRIPREGIAPATRRRLGELEALQPCLEDLGDGLEALAPEAEEVLAKIRSQTGGALARAVQPAMAELRSAVEELQGLVGDLHWRARAPGFLRLLEAVAGAYAREKEAREAVDFDDLIHRARQLLERRAARGERPPFRALLVDEFQDTDGLQWSLFRLLVGWPGQGRLYLVGDPKQSIYRFRGADVGLFAAASGEMEVHGGRRLTLPHNFRSEPRLIAFVNHLFRRLLPDRGEVVFEPSRPGRGRDEAGEESHQAPRVRLTLLEPPPEPVTQQERSRREAELGVDAIRRVVAAGRPLVPDPDLPPGGSPARRPPRYGDFAVLASALDDLLPWQEALRRAGLPFVVGAGRGYFRREEVRDLLQLIRWLRAPGDELALAGLLRSPFFAVSDPGLTWLVRARDRLRQEAEPAATIWTALERGGVLRDPGLSGGDRQGLLEAQRLLGQWLRRLPRRPLSALLEEALVESGYLAALAGFPDRERRFANLERFLVRVAGLERRGLVTPDEVAEELRALLDLDREGEPAPQVEEEDAVHLLTVHAAKGLEFPWVILPRLERSFLGKSDPRPLFRRELGLVVPVEGAQAPRSLYDRLKEEDRRADVEERKRLLYVALTRAREYVWLSAAPSRNGSTPHVSRAPEEMRSWLDWVWWALEPDGGGSLPPERVLEDPESGETVPVRVEQLEAGALPERPEEEAVPGPAAPAAAPAAAPAWSAPPPAPERPEAGLPLPVTALNDWRRCPRLFYYLHVRHWPEPRPAGATPGTAPAGDGVGRTEEAAGLSAGERGSLTHAVLEELPEVDGGRGEAGGPEDADGWLVRRIRRRAALLGYEEERVERSLPRLVAQLRRYLSSPVWSEQLEAARAGRLWRELPLAGEVDGWLLSGRLDRAWLDAEGRLVIVDFKTDRVGPGQGAGAAERYLLQAAAYARLAPPAFQAPLARVELDWLATGERTVLPAGSAGLSRAGEALREALARLAEARTADDYPGEPAACPACTFRAVCPVASR